GGTCATCCGTCACTATCTATTACGAAATTTCATCCACTTTATATTTTGGTTAGTTGTCTAATCAGTTAATTTATTTTTAATAAAAATGAAAATAAATACTACATATAAATAAAGTCGATTATACAATCTTTCCTTATATATTCTGTAAGGCATACGTAAATTATACTTATCAATAAATTGTGGGTAGTAATTAATTGATTCAGAGGTTTGATGTATATATCCCCCACAACTAAATATGATGCAATTATAGCTTAAAGAATTGCGTATTTTTATCATAAACTCTTCTTGTTTTATTGCACCCATTCCTACAACTATAAACTTAGGTTTTAGAGAGTTAATAGTTTCCATAATTTTTATAAATTCTTCATTGTCAATATTATATCCATGCCTGTATCCTATAATATTAATATTTAAAAACCCTTCTTTTATATTTCGTACTGCTTTGGTGATTGCATCTTCTTTGGATCCTATAATATATATGCCATCACCACTTTTACAGCTCTGTTCAAATATTATGGGAGACAGGCTTGTTAAATCAAAACTAGTTCTATCAATTCCAGATTTATAAAAGATCTGCATAAATTTTACAAGCATAATACCATCATAACCAATTCGATCTACTTGTACCAAAAGGTCTTTTCTTTTAGACATCTTTACATATGAAACTGGATTCAAAAATGTAATTAATACAGTTTCCTTTACCTCGGATTTAATCAACTCTACTATATCACTTAAATCGATAGCCTTTTTATGTAATATATTGTTCATATAAATGTAAAATTGTCAGATTTAGTAAAGTGCCATTGAGACATATTTCTATGGTCTTTATACGGAATTTTCTTAGAGTCTTCTTTTATAGGTTTTTCACACTATAAACAAGCAAATAATCAAATCCTGAAATTACGTTACCAATGACGAGATCTTTGTTGTGCAAAGATTAAGAGAATACATAATTGATAAACATCGTATATCATATTATGAAAAAATGAAAACAAATATATTATAATTAGAATATATGTTAGCCTGTTTTTAATTGCTATTTTATATAAAATAAATATATATATCATACTGCCAATAACTCCAAAATCATAGAGTAATCTAAGAAAATCATTATGCACATGAACATCATAACCATAATAATCCATAACTAAACTTCGGGATTGTTCTGCCCCTAATCCAAATAAGATGTGAAATATATTACTTTGCAAGTAATCTTCAAAAATATACATCGTTAACCAATACCTGGTTATAAATGATCCATCCTGTAGATCTCCATCCCTTAACATAATTCCGGAATCAGTAAGAGCGGATAAGGCTCCATATATGGGATAAACAAATGACAATAAAAGAACTGTTACAATGAACAATTTCTTCATATGCTTTCGCTCACCATACCCCATTGAAAGTAAAACAATTACAAGAAATAAAACTAGTGCAGAGCGAGTTTGACTAATCAATAATAAATAAACAACAGGCAAACCAAATAGTAAAGCATAAATCTTTGGCTTGTCAACTACTAATACAACATAAATTATTAATAAATAGATAGATAAAGTTGTTGCCGATACAGAGAACCCACTAAACCTATCATATTCCGTTACAAGGCTAAGAATAAGTAGAGCTGTAATCAATATCACAGCCAAATACTCAAAAAATGAGTTGAAAATTAAATCACTTTCCTTTGACCATACACTACCCGCTACTGTGTATAAGACCAATGCAAATAATATAAATATAGCCGGATTATAACTAGATAAAATAACACCTGAAATGATTACAAAAACAAAGAAAAGTATGATATATATAGATAGTTTATCATAATATATATTCCTTCTCACCTCCACTATCATGAGCATTATTAGTGGGGCAATTAGCATAGTTATATAAATATTAACAAACACATCATAGTTAGTATGCAAATATCCGGAAATAGTATTTGTTGCAAATAGTATTATTACTACGTAAACCATTAATATAATACCAAGAGAAACTCTCAACACATTATTCACAGTATAATGGGTTTAATATTATTCTTTTCATTTATGGCAATTAATTATTTGCAATAAACACTATCTGATTCATCTTATTTTTAAATCAAAATCAAGTGAGTTAATACACATTTACTTTTCATCTTCAATTAATAGTTCATTAGTACAGACTTCTGTCAAAAATGAGCTCCCAGAATAAATTTGACTGTGTGAAACTATAAAGCAATCTATGTGCTCATAACCACTAAGAGAGATAATTAAAGAAGAACCAAATGTATAAATTGTAAGATTCTTGATATGTGGTGCTATCATTTCTAATGTATAGCCATGCTGATAAAAATCATACTTATTTATGATATTTTCACCCTTAGAATACCTATGCTCAATGTAGTAGTCGATTTCATATTTTTTTATAATATTATTAACAATTCGTTCGTAATTCTCTTTTTCTTGTTTGTTGTCTTTTTTCCGTGGTTGACTTAGAGGCTGGCCAATAAATATTTTTTTATTATCTAATTTTTGAATAAGATGGGCCGGGATATCTTCAATTGGTTTTAATATTAACTTATCTACATCAAATGATTTAAAAGATTCATGAACTTTATCGGGCATGAAAATTTGCACTTTATTTACTTTATTTTTAAACCATTTATGATCTCTGTGTGTTATTACATTTTTAAATTTTTGCTTTAAGTTGTTTTCAATAAAATTATAATGGTAATTATAATGCCCATCCTCTACAATGACAATCTGTCTAGGATTTATATAGCTTATTATATATTGGCTTATTGTCAATTCTAAATTAGATAAATAAACTGTATCTACATTAAATTTCTTTTCTCTTAATAATTTATTAACCTGAACAAAAGGAAATCTATTCTTGGAAACTATATTATGCATGTTATTTTCATCAATGAATCGTAACACCTCATGTTTATTTGAAATATGGATAACCTGATAATTATCACTTATATAATTTAAAGAATAGTAAATATCATTAAATTTATAAGAGATAATCAAATCTATCATATTATTGTCATCAGAAACCGACGCTTCTTTCATTTACTTATTATTTTTTTTAAAAAATATTTACCTAAACCCATTACGGCTAAACAATACATTGCAAAAGTTATTGCAGTACCAAAAGCAACACCGGCAATTCCATAACCAGCAGTTACAAGAAAATAATTGATAGTGATATTTACAATAACAGCAATAATAATTACCAACAGGTAATAAACTTGTTTATCAATTATATTCAATACATTTCCCCAGCCAGCTGAAAAAGGTATGAATAATGTTCCAAAAGCTATGATTTGAAGAGAGTGTATACCAGGTATATATTCGGGTAACAGAGTTCTTATAATCCATGGGAAAATTGTTAATACACCAATTAATACCGGGATTACTAATATCCCAGTATATTTGGTTTGTATCCATGCCCAATGTTGTAAAGAACTTTTTGTGTTAGACTTCCCCCAATCATAGGCCATTCTTGGGTATAATTGTTGGGAAATAATATTTGGAAACAATGTCATTCCACCAAATACGATAATTGCCATGCTATAAAAACCAAGCTCTTCCGTTCCTAAAAATAGGCTAATTATCCATCTATCAACTGTATTCAAAAAAGTATATGTGATGCCAACAGCCATGATCGGAAAACCAATTCTTATAAGATTTTTCACTTCTTTCCAATCATAGTCGATACTATACGAAATAGATGACTTTTTATATATGTAAGTGACGGCTATAAATAATGCTGCAGTATATGCGATTATAAATCCTTCAAGCTTAAATAGGTAAGTTAACGGTATAGCAAATAAAGGGAATAGAGCTGAAAACAGAAGTTGCTTCTTACTAACAAAACTAAACAATGTATTTGCCTTAAGTGAGGCATTAACCAAGTAATAAAATTGTGTAACTATAAATAAAGGAATTAACCACAATAAAGATGATCTTAAATTAGGGTCATTTACTATTAATGAAGCAAATAAAAGAAATACTAAAGCAATTACTGAGCTTATGCAAACCGTGGAGAAAGTTATATTTTGAATGTGTTTTGCCTTTTTTACATCATTCTTACCTAAATTAATTGGAATCTCTCTGTTCATTCCATTTGAAATTCCAAGTTCAAATAGGCCTCTGTAAGCAATACTCAAATTTAATAAATACCAGATTCCCCAAAGTGCAGGGCCCAGTATTTTTGCAGCTGTTAACTCAACTAAAACTCTTGATAATTGGTATATAAATGTAGATGAACTATAAAAAGAAAACTCTTTAACCAATGAATTTTTGAACACCTTTCCTATTAAAGAAAAATTCAAATTGAGAATCCATTAATTTCGTTGCCGCCTAAAGGATTTCCTTTTTTAATATTTTTTAAAGACACCTTTCCCAGTATCTCATTTAAATACTTTGGGTGCAACCCATTCCCCGGCCTGATCGACCTCACATTCTCCATCGTAAACTTCTCCCCTATCTCTATATCTTTAACTGCAAAAATAGAACGTGCAAATTGTTTGTTTTTTTCTACTTTTTCGGACAGTTCGTAG
The genomic region above belongs to Chitinophagaceae bacterium and contains:
- a CDS encoding glycosyltransferase → MNNILHKKAIDLSDIVELIKSEVKETVLITFLNPVSYVKMSKRKDLLVQVDRIGYDGIMLVKFMQIFYKSGIDRTSFDLTSLSPIIFEQSCKSGDGIYIIGSKEDAITKAVRNIKEGFLNINIIGYRHGYNIDNEEFIKIMETINSLKPKFIVVGMGAIKQEEFMIKIRNSLSYNCIIFSCGGYIHQTSESINYYPQFIDKYNLRMPYRIYKERLYNRLYLYVVFIFIFIKNKLTD